A genome region from Eschrichtius robustus isolate mEscRob2 chromosome 4, mEscRob2.pri, whole genome shotgun sequence includes the following:
- the PLK4 gene encoding serine/threonine-protein kinase PLK4, with product MATCIGEKIEDFKVGNLLGKGSFAGVYRAESIHTGLEVAIKMIDKKAMYKAGMVQRVQNEVKIHCQLKHPSILELYNYFEDNNYVYLVLEMCHNGEMNRYLKNRRKPFSENEARHFMHQIITGMLYLHSHGILHRDLTLSNLLLTRNMNIKIADFGLATQLKMPHEKHYTLCGTPNYISPEIATRSAHGLESDIWSLGCMFYTLLIGRPPFDTDTIKNTLNKVVLADYEMPTFLSREAKDLIHQLLRRNPADRLSLSSVLDHPFMSRNSSTKSKDLGTVEDSIDSGHATISTAITASSSTSMSGSLFDRRRLLIDQPLPNKMTIFPKNKNSSDFSSSGDGSSLYTQWGNQEQETSNSGRGRAIQEAEERPHSRYLRRAHSSDRSGISNSQSRAKTYTMERCYSAEMLSKSKRSGVDENEERYSSTNSNANILHFFKEKTSNGSGSFERPDNNQALSNHLCPGKTPFPFPDQTAQTEMVQQWFGNLQINDPSSEQSKARGMEPPLAYQKHTLRSITSPLTAYRLKPIRQKTKKAVVSILDSEEVCVELLKEYASQEYVKEVLQISSDGNMITIYYPNDGRGFPLADRPPSPTDNISRYSFDNLPEKYWRKYQYASRFVQLVRSKSPKITYFTRYAKCVLMENSPGADFEVWFYDGAKIHKTEDLIQVIEKTGKSYTLKGESEVNSLKEEIKMYMNHANEGHRICLALESVISEEEKKSGSAPFFPIIVGRKPSSTSSPKAFIPPPSVDPNYPMRETPSLNRMIINSAASPKQAPILNPSMVTNEGLGLAGAASGTNSSPSSLKDCLPKSAQLFKSVFVKNVGWATQLTSGAVWVQFNDGSQLVVQAGVSSISYTSPDGQTSRYGENEKLPEYIRQKLQCLSSILLMFSNPTPSLH from the exons ATGGCGACCTGCATCGGGGAGAAGATCGAG GATTTTAAAGTTGGAAATCTGCTTGGTAAAGGATCATTTGCTGGTGTCTATAGAGCTGAGTCCATTCACACTGGTTTGGAAGTTGCAATCAAAATG ATAGATAAGAAAGCCATGTACAAAGCTGGAATGGTACAGAGAGTCCAAAATGAGGTGAAAATACATTGCCAATTGAAACATCCTTCTATCTTGGAG CTGTATAACTATTTTGAAGATAACAATTATGTGTACCTAGTATTAGAAATGTGCCATAATGGAGAAATGAACAGGTatctaaaaaacagaagaaaaccatTCTCAGAAAATGAAG CTCGACACTTCATGCACCAGATCATCACAGGAATGCTGTATCTCCATTCTCATGGTATATTACACAGGGACCTCACACTTTCTAACCTCTTACTTACACGTAATATGAACATCAAGATCGCTGATTTTGGGCTGGCCACTCAATTGAAAATGCCACATGAAAAGCACTATACTTTATGTGGAACTCCTAATTACATTTCCCCAGAAATTGCAACTCGAAGTGCACATGGACTTGAATCTGATATTTGGTCCTTGGGCTGTATGTTTTATACATTACTTATTGGAAGACCACCTTTTGACACTGACACCATCAAGAACACGTTAAATAAAGTTGTATTGGCAGATTATGAAATGCCAACTTTTTTGTCAAGAGAAGCCAAGGACCTTATTCACCAGTTACTTCGTAGAAATCCAGCAGATCGTTTAAGTCTGTCTTCAGTATTAGATCATCCTTTTATGTCCCGAAATTCTTCAACAAAAAGTAAAGATTTAGGAACTGTAGAAGACTCGATTGATAGTGGACATGCCACAATTTCTACTGCAATTACGGCTTCTTCCAGTACCAGTATGAGTGGTAGTTTATTTGACAGAAGAAGACTTTTGATTGACCAGCCACTCCCAAATAAAATGACTATATTTCCAAAGAATAAAAACTcaagtgatttttcttcttcaggagATGGAAGCAGCCTTTATACTCAGTGGGGAAATCAAGAACAAGAAACCAGTAATAGTGGAAGGGGAAGAGCAATCCAGGAGGCAGAAGAAAGGCCACATTCTCGATACCTTCGTAGAGCCCATTCCTCTGATAGATCTGGCATCTCTAATAGTCAGTCGCGAGCGAAAACATATACAATGGAACGATGTTACTCAGCAGAAATGCTTTCAAAATCCAAAAGATCAGGAGTAgatgaaaatgaagaaagataCTCATCCACAAACAGCAATGCTAATATTCTTCACTTCTTTAAAGAAAAGACATCCAATGGTTCTGGATCTTTTGAAAGACCTGATAACAATCAAGCACT ctCCAATCATCTTTGTCCAGGAAAAACTCCTTTTCCATTTCCAGACCAGACAGCTCAGACTGAAATGGTGCAACAGTGGTTTGGGAATCTGCAAATAAATG ATCCTTCTTCCGAACAAAGCAAGGCGAGGGGTATGGAGCCACCATTGGCTTATCAGAAACATACATTACGAAGCATTACATCTCCTTTGACTGCTTACAGGTTAAAACCAATCAGACAGAAAACCAAGAAGGCTGTG gtgagcATACTTGATTCAGAGGAGGTATGTGTGGAGCTTCTAAAGGAGTATGCATCTCAAGAATATGTGAAAGAAGTTCTTCAAATATCTAGTGATGGAAATATG ATCACTATTTATTATCCAAATGATGGAAGAGGTTTTCCTCTTGCAGATAGACCGCCCTCACCTACTGACAACATCAGTAGGTACAGTTTTGACAATTTACCAG AAAAGTACTGGCGAAAATATCAATATGCTTCCAGATTTGTGCAGCTTGTAAGATCTAAATCTCCCAAAATCACTTATTTTACAAGATATGCTAAATGTGTTTTGATGGAGAATTCCCCTGGTGCTGATTTTGAGGTTTGGTTTTATGATG GAGCAAAGATACACAAAACAGAAGATTTAATCCAGGTGATCGAAAAGACTGGCAAATCTTACACCTTAAAAGGTGAAAGTGAAGTTAATAGcttgaaagaggaaataaaaatgtatatgaaCCATGCTAATGAG GGCCACCGTATTTGTTTAGCACTGGAATCTGTAatttcagaagaggaaaagaaaagtggAAGTGCTCCCTTTTTCCCAATAATCGTAGGAAG AAAACCTAGTAGTACTAGTTCACCTAAGGCCTTCATACCTCCTCCTTCTGTGGATCCAAACTACCCAATGAGAGAGACACCATCTCTGAATAGAATgatcataaatagtgctgcttcTCCAAAACAGGCACCAATACTTAATCCTTCT atggtTACAAATGAAGGACTTGGCCTTGCAGGTGCAGCTTCTGGAACTAACAGCTCTCCTAGTAGTCTAAAAGATTGTCTCCCTAAATCAGCACAACTTTTCAAGTctgtttttgtgaaaaatgttgGTTGGGCTACACAG TTAACTAGTGGAGCTGTGTGGGTTCAGTTTAATGATGGGTCCCAGTTGGTCGTGCAAGCAGGAGTGTCTTCTATTAGTTATACATCTCCAGATGGTCAGACATCTAG